taatatactgaaTTTAGTTAtcgacattttatttaaaataaaacgaaaaaagatTTCACGTGTTAGTCTTTGGAGTCTGTCTATGGGCgacggtatattattattaaaataatatttttcattcaaacaaatttaacagTATTGTTAATCGTTGCCGACCGACaccaacaatatattattagaagctattataatattttcatatgatataaaacagtcaataattaatttaatttgagtttaagtaattgtaatttacgaTATTCACATATTCATGTgttggtattaaaaataaatttcaaacatttgtataagatattgaagaatttaaataaaaatattcactcataatattataatatcgtacttATTGCAGGCTACTATTTGACAATTGTGCAGCTGAATAGCCTATATAAAACGccgtattgtaatattattatcaaattttaataaaattcacgGTTAGTTTAGGCTAGATGGATATGACGAATATATGATCACCATAATATGGCGTATGATATTTCTATTACAGTTGAAAAAAAAcgctatacaaaaatatgactatttattttataagtttaaaaaaaattataacttcgttgtattaatgttaaatgtgGTAAGAACAACTTACAAGgaactttgtattaaattttaagctttttaatatcaaaaaaaaaaataatattatgatacataaatcttaaataaacttaaaagatattaaaataacattaaaaacgcTTAATTAGCGCAAAAagagacaaaatattttgaaaactatttgatGTCTAACAAtacgttaattatataaatatttggaaaaacGACCAAAAATTGGGTTTTCTTAAGAAATTTGATGTTcccattttgaaaatactctgaataaatttttactttcaatCCATAAAATGACCATctagattcaattttctaCCGCAAGCAACTATAGCAAAATTTAAGAAAGAagcatttttatgtattattttattaaatatttcttacctATCTGGTTTACTTAACCATATAGGTCTCCACAAATAAGGGTCGGTGCTGTAACTAATCGCTATAACTCGGACATATGGACAATCCAGTGGCAGCCAATCTCTGGGCCAACAATTAGTAAACTCTTTGATCTCCTCGTCGATAGTCAATCTTTCAAATTGATTTATCGTAGATAATCCGGTGTTCCTGACGACCACGGGCTCGGGTTTCTGATCCACTTGTTTCCACACACCTTGGTTCCAAGTCTTGAGTTTGTCACCCTTTAGTCCGTGTATAAAAACTACGTCCATGAAAGTCGATTCGATTCCCGGGTCGTATAATACCTCACATTTAACTTCACATTTATTATTCGGACCGTCGACTTCCGAATCAATCGAATTCAGTTTTTGGTCAAACGTATTTAAagcaatattacatttttcaattgcaAATCTCGCCAACCACCGACTGTATTTGATCAACCATGATAGAAATGAAGTCATCAATACAGTTTCGTAGAAAAACATGTTCTTGGTCTTCGCCCAACATAATATCAGCATTTGCCGGTATAATGTGATGTTAGGTTTAAAGTAACATATAACATATGCAATGTCTTCAGTTGTCTTCATAGTAGGTAATcctattatcaataattaagataagtttatattattactttttaaatgataaaaaattttagacCCAAAGTTACCTATCGATACTGATATTTCCACACTTATTTCAGCTAAACCAGCAGCCCGAAACAACGATATCAACTTTTTACTAGAAAATTAGTAaccaatttatacaaataaatatttattacaagaatcaatatttttaatttaaaccactttggtaaaattttttattacttataaattcattatatcaTGCGTTAAGAGTGAGActaaagatttataatataatattgttttgtgaaAAGATAGAATTACCATGTAAGTATAAGTACCTAATCGTtatgttatgtaaatatttactaaagatTTACACAtacgtttaaaattgtattaaatttttattttattaagcaactatatctatagtttaatatttatcatgattATTAACTTTTGCGTTTATACCTACCGATATacgacttttatttatttttatttaattaaatctatttattacaaaaaatataaaaattacataataaacaaagAGATTTATCAACCTTCTAAAAGCAAGGCTTGTGTTGAAGGTAGAGAGCGAAAATttacttacaaaataattttaaataatataaatacaaataaaaactagaataatacataatagaaTACACAGTAATTGCTTGTAAACACATTGTATAACTAGTCTAAGTACAATATTAACcagttattaatagttattttaacatttttttgtttgttaattatattctttttaataataacagtcattgaattaaaatattaattgatttatagtttaatacttCAGTTtgtggtataaataaattaaaataattaatttaaacatattgaaGATTATGTGgcgaataaaaaatgataatatacgcAATGAAAGGAAGCTTCAAatccttaaaataaatatttcttgaattacaaaaaaataaccaaaaccgttaaatgaaaaaattgttattttttgtttaaattgctttacttacaatgtataattttgttaaattttgaatttaaaattaattttcccaGTATTTCAGTGGACAACTACGCGCCCGATCTCACTGAAGTGGAATGtggaataaatcaataatagaaatattatgaatagccCGAATaggtatatgaaataaaatataatgctgACAGACAGATAGTGTTAAGTGATATTTAGATGCCAGTTAAGTGCCTACATcttattaatagataaataaataaattattacctatctaATTATTGGTAtctaagatttaaataaaattatggaaaTCTACATAAATATCTAGATAAATTTTGTTGTGTAATAAACTCAcgtgtatttttttgaataatcgttaactaatcgtattttatacgtatatattttattctttaatgtGTTTTTGACGCAAAATAAGCCCTCCTGGTTATGCCTCCCAAAATATCATTACTCAGCCAAGAATCCAATAGCATGtcaagaattaataaaaattaattcatcttcatttatctagataaaaaaattgaatattctaTCTTCATatctagatatttatttagccattaatctaatattaatttagatattatttttgctataTTAACTTAACACTATATACAGACTCcacttagaataatttttcgtGTGTATaacgattaattattattgaattgaaatttaaaacactcGTTATCATGACTTACTCAATGACAAGGCACAATTGATATCTGCTAGACGAAAAGATAAGTTCCCAGGTTTTTAGTGTTATAACTTAAGTTAACCACccagtataatgtattacagcATGCAATTGTGTGTTTAAtcctcaaaaaataatataaaaaggcaGGTAACTTACTAACTCTGGTACGTAAACACAGCTTTGATTGCATTTGGAAAATTTTCGAATCAGTTATGGTCAGTGCTGGATAGATGATCGTCTATTTTGAAAttccatattttgttttatatacatttacttatacgccttaaaaacattttctacatttttttttaatttaagctatttataattagata
This sequence is a window from Rhopalosiphum maidis isolate BTI-1 chromosome 1, ASM367621v3, whole genome shotgun sequence. Protein-coding genes within it:
- the LOC113558687 gene encoding protein SERAC1 isoform X1, with the protein product MTRKKLISLFRAAGLAEISVEISVSIGLPTMKTTEDIAYVICYFKPNITLYRQMLILCWAKTKNMFFYETVLMTSFLSWLIKYSRWLARFAIEKCNIALNTFDQKLNSIDSEVDGPNNKCEVKCEVLYDPGIESTFMDVVFIHGLKGDKLKTWNQGVWKQVDQKPEPVVVRNTGLSTINQFERLTIDEEIKEFTNCWPRDWLPLDCPYVRVIAISYSTDPYLWRPIWLSKPDRTTMKDRGLEMISLLKNVHVGQHPITWVGHSKGGLFIKQILVHANENQHTHKIITNTRGILFYSVPHNGSPLANIKLPLFKRSIELQELVNDSQDIQKLQKTFHEIMNINSQIQVKSFIETKLTLMKLIYLRIVSIQSADPGFGDLYGVPLDHRNICKPKNRNCFLYQELVNMIQSLKQSTVEETMDRLF
- the LOC113558687 gene encoding protein SERAC1 isoform X2, with amino-acid sequence MKTTEDIAYVICYFKPNITLYRQMLILCWAKTKNMFFYETVLMTSFLSWLIKYSRWLARFAIEKCNIALNTFDQKLNSIDSEVDGPNNKCEVKCEVLYDPGIESTFMDVVFIHGLKGDKLKTWNQGVWKQVDQKPEPVVVRNTGLSTINQFERLTIDEEIKEFTNCWPRDWLPLDCPYVRVIAISYSTDPYLWRPIWLSKPDRTTMKDRGLEMISLLKNVHVGQHPITWVGHSKGGLFIKQILVHANENQHTHKIITNTRGILFYSVPHNGSPLANIKLPLFKRSIELQELVNDSQDIQKLQKTFHEIMNINSQIQVKSFIETKLTLMKLIYLRIVSIQSADPGFGDLYGVPLDHRNICKPKNRNCFLYQELVNMIQSLKQSTVEETMDRLF